The nucleotide sequence CTTCTCCTACAACTACTTTAGGAAATATCTCTTCGTGGGTAGCTCAGGATATTGAAACTACAGGGCCGGAAATATCTCATAGCGTAACCTGTTCCACCGGATTACAGGCAGTTTTAAATGGCGTTGCTTGGTTAAATGGTGGAATGGCAGAGAAATTTTTAGTAGGAGGGAGTGAGGCGGCGTTAACACCTTTTACAATAGCTCAGATGAAGGCTATGAAGATCTATGCTACAGAAGATCTTAATTATCCGTGCAGAGCTTTAGATATTGAAAAACAAAGAAATACCATGATCTTAGGAGAAGGGGCAGGAGTAATAGCTCTTCAACTTAATTCTGATAATTGTATTGCCAAAATTTCGGGAGTGGGATATGCTACGGAAAGGCTAAATCATCCGGCTTCTATTTCTAGTAATGGAGAATGTTTCCAAAAAGCTATGAAAATGGCTATTGGAGAGATGGATCTTTCAGAAATTGATGTTGTGGTAATGCATGCTCCTGGAACTGTAAAGGGAGATCAAGCAGAAATTAATGCTATTAGCGCGCTATTTGGAAATAATTTGCCGGCTATGACTTCTAATAAATGGAAGATTGGGCACACCTTTGGAGCATCTGGAGTGTTAAGTTTAGAGCTGGCTGTTTTAATGCTTCAACATCAGGAATTCATACCAGTTCCTTTTTCCACTATCAGCAAAGCCCCGGCACGACTAAAAAATATACTGGTGAATGCAGTAGGTTTTGGTGGAAATGCAGTCTCAATTTTGATCAACAATAGTTAAATTTATACGTTCTCACCGTTTTTGGAGAATATGGA is from Gillisia sp. Hel1_33_143 and encodes:
- a CDS encoding beta-ketoacyl synthase N-terminal-like domain-containing protein, whose amino-acid sequence is MKTPVYIAGIASVSPLGNSSEEVWKNYKDPKHLISKKLFGEQETFAAYLPKYVEEEIDLLRNSNPVFQNLDLSVLYAIYTSRKVIAEANWKKGDEIGINIGSSRGATGLFEKYHKNFLETGKAETLASPTTTLGNISSWVAQDIETTGPEISHSVTCSTGLQAVLNGVAWLNGGMAEKFLVGGSEAALTPFTIAQMKAMKIYATEDLNYPCRALDIEKQRNTMILGEGAGVIALQLNSDNCIAKISGVGYATERLNHPASISSNGECFQKAMKMAIGEMDLSEIDVVVMHAPGTVKGDQAEINAISALFGNNLPAMTSNKWKIGHTFGASGVLSLELAVLMLQHQEFIPVPFSTISKAPARLKNILVNAVGFGGNAVSILINNS